GAATGTGGTATCATTAATTACAGCAAACGTGAGCGGAAGAAACACCTCGAATATTTTCGTGTTTCAGCCATTGAGTTTATTGATGATTTGTGTGATAATATGCGTAATTCTGAGCAAAAAGACCGTCTATTGATATTAACTGATGATAGCATTGAAGGAGAAAAGATGATTACTTCGTTTGAACGTGAGGTTTTTTATTGCCTCGAACACAGCATTCATCACCAGGCATTGATAAAAGTTTGTTTGAAAGAACAAAATCTTGAAGCCTTAGTTGAGCCAAACTTTGGCTTGGCTTATTCTACTATTCAATACCAAAATAGTTTATGTGTACAGTAAGTTATGTTCCGCTTGAAAATGGCTTTATGCTCACTTCAAGCCGAGATGAAAAAGCCCATCGCCCAACGGCTATTCCGCAGGTATATGAATTGAATAATGAAAATTTGATATTTCCGAAAGATTTACAATCGGGTGGAACATGGATTGCCCTTGCCCCAACAGAAAAAAGAATGGCATGTTTGCTCAATGGGGCTTTTGAAAATCATCAAAAAAAAGACCAATATCGAATGAGTCGGGGGAAAGTTTTGTTGGAAAATTTTAAATATCCAAACGCTGAAATATTCAATGCGTTTCAAACTTTTGAAGACATTGAACCTTTTACCTTGCTACTTTTAGAAATTGACCAATTCTTGAAATTTTCAGAATTGAGATGGGACGGAACACAAAAATATTTTTCGAGAATTAACATTCAAAAACCTAAAATTTGGTCGTCGGCAACGCTTTATGACAGAACTATTAGAGAAGAGCGAGAAGCCAAGTTTGAAAATTGGCTTGCCCATAATAATTGGAAAGATATAGAAAACTTTCACGCTCAAAAACATGGACTCAGCACACAAAACGATATAATTATGAAGCGAGAAGAAGGTTTGCAGACTTTGAGCATTTCTCAAATTCATTATCAACAGAGCAATTTTACATTTAATTATTCTGATTTAGTCGAACAAAAAACATACAGTATCAATGCTTAATCGAAAAAAAACAGGTTTTATCATTCCATTAGCATGGCCTGAAACCTATTGCAAGCAAGCTGGAGCATGGTATGACGGTCTTATGAATACATTGGGTTTTGCCAAAGACCATTATTACAAAGTAGGTCATGCAGCATTGGTTTTGATTGATGGAAGTAACGGAACCTGCCATTATTTTGATTTTGGTAGATACCACGCCCCATTTGGGCATGGCAGGGTAAGAAATGCAGAAACAGACCACGACCTAAATATACCCATCAAGGCACAAATAAATGAAAATCAAATACTCAATTTCAATAAAATTATTGACTTTTTAGAAAATAACGAGGCTTGTCATGGCACAGGAAGCATTAAAGCGACTTATTGTGAAATTGACTTTGAAAACGCCATGCAAAAAGCACTACAACTTCAAGAGCAAAGTCCAATTATTTATGGTCCTTTTGTTTGGCATGGAACTAATTGTTCAAGATTTGTGAGAAGTGTAGCATTAGCGGGTAAACCTTCGTTTCAAAATTGGTTGAGATTATTTTTTCCGTTAACCGTTAGTCCAACACCTTATTGGAACGTAAAGGCAGTGGTTTTTCCAAAGAAAAAAACTCAGTATTTAGAAAACGTATATTATGGAGAGTACAGAAAAGTTAAAAACTACCCTTGCTAAACCAAGCCTACCTATCAATTTGCCCTCAATGGCAAAATGGCTTTCGGGTGAAGGAGCAGGTTCTTGGTTTGTTTTTGAATTTAATGAAAACGAGTGCATCATCGAGCGTTTTAATTCTGATGGCAAATTAGAATGTACAGGAAGTTTTGTTTGCCAGCAAGATAATTTCGACTATTCAAAACCATTTGAAATTACCTATTTAAGCCATTGTCAGCAGGTTAGTATTATTCAAGAGGGCGAAAAAAAAATATTTTTGAGAATAAAATAATTTCTTGGGTGATAATTTCTGCTTTTCGGTATTAATAATAAAAATCAATAAAATCATGATGAAGAATAAGTTTTTCAAGGTTGGCGTATGGCTGGCTCTTGTAGGGGTAACTGTTGCCGTTGGTGTAGGTCTTTATATGTTTAATATGCCTCATAGAGATGTTGTAGCTCAAAAAGCAGATTATAGTTTTCAAGCGAGCGATATTGTAAATGAATATTTAGCAGATGCAGCAAAAGCCAATCAAAAATATTTAGATGCCGAAGGCGAATCTAAAATTCTCTCGATAAGAGGCAATGTTGCCAAAATTGAAGAAGATTTAGAAGGCAATAAAGTTGTTTTATTGAAAAATGAAGGTGAGAAAGCAGGGGTAAGTTGCACTTTCACGAAAGAAACAAATGCCAAAGCAAATTCATTGAAAGTTGGCGAAACTACCACTATCAAAGGAGTTATTCGCTCAGGGGCAACCTTCGACAAAGATTTAGACATGTACGAAAATGTAGTCGTAGAAAAATGTGATATAGTATTAGAATAAACAGTTTAAACAATTAAAATAAACAAGAAAATGAAAAGAATCATCAATTTGACATTCGTTGCCCTTACAATTATTTCAATGTCATCATTTATCCTTGCAGGTAAATTGGTAAGTAACAAAACTCATATCAAGTTTTTCTCGCATACGCCAGCCGAAGATATTGAAGCAAACAATTACAAAGCAGTAAGTACGATTGAGCCTTCTACGGGCGATGTAGTGTTTTCAGTTCCGATGCAAAGTTTTGAATTTGAAAAGGCTCTTATGCAAAAACACTATAATAGCGATAAATTTCTTGACACAAAACAGTTTCCAAAAGCCAAGTTAGTAGGGAAAATCACCAATTTAAGCGATATTCATTTCGATAAAGATGGTACTTACAACGCTAATATCAAAGGAGAACTGACTATCAAAGACAAGACAAATCCTATTGACGAAAAAGGAACAGTTATCGTAAAAGGAGGGGTGATTAGTGTAAATAGTAAATTTAATATTACATTAGCTCAATATGGTGTTTCATTTGAAAAAGGAAAGCCTTCTACCAATATTGGAAAAAGTGTTGAAGTAACAGTTCATGCAGAGTATGCTGCTGAATAAGTTTAAAATTAGTTTTTTATTATAAAGAGACTGTCCCAAAAAGACAGTTTTTTTTGTAGCACTGTCTTGTATATGAAGTTTGATATTTGTTTATTGTATGACAAAACAGCAAAAAATAATATTATTTTGGTAATTAAAAGGTAACGTTTTTTGAAACTACAATTTCGAGATTTCGTTTGGTCATTTTTCGAGATTTCGTTTGGACCACTACAACTACCTGCCATTTTGGAAGGTTCAGCATGACAGCTATGAAAGAGAATTGGGACGATATGGTATTGAAAACATAGAATTATCAGAAACACTATTTTTTATAGATAGTAGTATATATTCAGAAGTTTTAGTGAAATTAGGTTCATTTGATGACTATTCAAGATGGTATCTTGGTATTTATCACGTACATAATTGGCTGGACCTATTCGGCTACAAATTAGAAGATAAACTATTATTAGTGGAAAAATTAAGAGAAAGCTTTGCAAATGAATTTATAAACGATAGTTCACTCAAAGAAAAATTAAGTAGTTTATATCGAACGGAAAGAACGATAATTGATAAAATAGCATCAGGAGAGGGTGATACGTTGTTCTCATATAGAACCATCAAATCGGTATTTAAAAAATATCGGTCTGTATTGAATAAAGCAAAGTGGTTTGAAAGAATCAAAAAAAGTGATGATTTAGTAGCAAGTTATTTGCATATGAGCATTAATCGCTGGCATATTTCCAATCAACGATTAAACGAGTATATTATTTA
This Emticicia oligotrophica DSM 17448 DNA region includes the following protein-coding sequences:
- a CDS encoding DinB family protein, encoding MTNLCIDNLQDIKVLLLQLEDEHYTFKSNFLYGASIGQHLRHILEFYERVFTLNECGIINYSKRERKKHLEYFRVSAIEFIDDLCDNMRNSEQKDRLLILTDDSIEGEKMITSFEREVFYCLEHSIHHQALIKVCLKEQNLEALVEPNFGLAYSTIQYQNSLCVQ
- a CDS encoding NRDE family protein; this translates as MCTVSYVPLENGFMLTSSRDEKAHRPTAIPQVYELNNENLIFPKDLQSGGTWIALAPTEKRMACLLNGAFENHQKKDQYRMSRGKVLLENFKYPNAEIFNAFQTFEDIEPFTLLLLEIDQFLKFSELRWDGTQKYFSRINIQKPKIWSSATLYDRTIREEREAKFENWLAHNNWKDIENFHAQKHGLSTQNDIIMKREEGLQTLSISQIHYQQSNFTFNYSDLVEQKTYSINA
- a CDS encoding DUF6695 family protein — encoded protein: MLNRKKTGFIIPLAWPETYCKQAGAWYDGLMNTLGFAKDHYYKVGHAALVLIDGSNGTCHYFDFGRYHAPFGHGRVRNAETDHDLNIPIKAQINENQILNFNKIIDFLENNEACHGTGSIKATYCEIDFENAMQKALQLQEQSPIIYGPFVWHGTNCSRFVRSVALAGKPSFQNWLRLFFPLTVSPTPYWNVKAVVFPKKKTQYLENVYYGEYRKVKNYPC
- a CDS encoding DUF6695 family protein, coding for MAKWLSGEGAGSWFVFEFNENECIIERFNSDGKLECTGSFVCQQDNFDYSKPFEITYLSHCQQVSIIQEGEKKIFLRIK
- a CDS encoding OB-fold protein, giving the protein MMKNKFFKVGVWLALVGVTVAVGVGLYMFNMPHRDVVAQKADYSFQASDIVNEYLADAAKANQKYLDAEGESKILSIRGNVAKIEEDLEGNKVVLLKNEGEKAGVSCTFTKETNAKANSLKVGETTTIKGVIRSGATFDKDLDMYENVVVEKCDIVLE
- a CDS encoding YceI family protein, with the translated sequence MKRIINLTFVALTIISMSSFILAGKLVSNKTHIKFFSHTPAEDIEANNYKAVSTIEPSTGDVVFSVPMQSFEFEKALMQKHYNSDKFLDTKQFPKAKLVGKITNLSDIHFDKDGTYNANIKGELTIKDKTNPIDEKGTVIVKGGVISVNSKFNITLAQYGVSFEKGKPSTNIGKSVEVTVHAEYAAE
- a CDS encoding thiopeptide-type bacteriocin biosynthesis protein, which codes for MDHYNYLPFWKVQHDSYERELGRYGIENIELSETLFFIDSSIYSEVLVKLGSFDDYSRWYLGIYHVHNWLDLFGYKLEDKLLLVEKLRESFANEFINDSSLKEKLSSLYRTERTIIDKIASGEGDTLFSYRTIKSVFKKYRSVLNKAKWFERIKKSDDLVASYLHMSINRWHISNQRLNEYIIYDVLFRSYRSLTKRNSINVKAKD